The following coding sequences are from one Biomphalaria glabrata chromosome 8, xgBioGlab47.1, whole genome shotgun sequence window:
- the LOC106071827 gene encoding uncharacterized protein LOC106071827 isoform X2 yields the protein MTRPHLDLSHAITSVHTAYNDLQQEMAALHSGKKNLKESVENVKVKFLDLLDVCGIKDADIPLFEELHMRHKHQTLITSFGIMFKGSSHMNPQRINRQARCNPTIYADMLIEQLLAQAGSNDSDSSSPPAIDSTPELPISESSGSLDVQFASLFDMIESDLPTTTSNSFSTSDGYPKASETSPDIPLPSREEELRERDAYYCDITIDRQHKVEDIKSPLSQQSYTVEIPDASKLLVRTVEGAESSPKNVLFQTPRSCLRAPRSFSHKYRVSPIKSPSMRRQHQFYSNITSSSSYSSSEQTPRRYLHYYNQKSASYRSCTTHPIASSTILMDSDSSSPAGSVYTWSIDDDSSPNNLEKSYIRSTSEKKKTHKAKSSSHSFKYIRASDPNVSIHDASHSLVPSDTDSTSELHSEFSPVDRPYITGKSSTSDSSLCTAARCRPRRTCEKVTIVEDTLQPNQELLDSILTDSPQSVDSSGIFVPHNSYTSAVESVGSHNGCSSTVSSCFSSDSNKVRKTPGCKAPPPTPPHTRNTCTYIAPCPSKSTPEELEFKRPFTPAPHIDHTVRICTRNQGVTTDTPHRPASVRTTSQNRHSLFVVPPGVITGPPKIKDKKSIVKKLKQFSSHFYRKTEKIKTLANL from the exons ATGACTCGTccacatttagatctatctcaTGCTATAACATCTGTTCACACAGCTTATAACGACCTACAACAGGAGATG gctgcTTTACATTCTGGCAAGAAGAATCTGAAAGAAAGTGTAGAAAATGTTAAAGTCAAGTTTTTAGATCTGCTGGATGTTTGTGGTATAAAAGATGCAGACATTCCTTTATTTGAAGAGTTACATATGCGGCACAAACATCAAACTCTAATCACAAGTTTTGGAATCATGTTCAAAGGTTCATCTCACATGAATCCACAAAGAATCAACAGACAGGCAAGATGCAACCCAACAATCTATGCTGATATGCTAATAGAGCAACTGTTAGCTCAGGCTGGATCTAATGACTCTGACTCCTCTTCCCCTCCAGCTATTGACTCGACTCCAGAACTGCCAATTTCAGAGTCTTCTGGCTCCCTTGATGTTCAATTCGCATCATTGTTTGACATGATTGAGTCAGATTTACCAACCACAACTTCCAACAGCTTTAGCACATCTGATGGTTACCCAAAAGCCAGTGAAACATCTCCAGACATTCCATTACCAAGTCGTGAAGAAGAGTTACGAGAAAGAGATGCTTATTACTGTGACATTACAATAGACAGGCAACACAAGGTCGAGGACATCAAGTCTCCACTTAGTCAGCAGTCCTATACAGTAGAAATACCTGATGCAAGTAAACTATTAGTCAGAACTGTGGAAGGGGCAGAAAGTTCTCCCAAGAATGTATTATTTCAAACACCCCGATCCTGTCTTCGAGCACCTAGGTCCTTTTCTCATAAGTATAGAGTCAGTCCAATCAAATCTCCAAGTATGCGCAGACAACATCAATTTTACTCAAATattacatcatcatcatcttatTCTTCATCAGAACAAACACCCAGAAGATATTTACATTACTACAATCAGAAATCAGCCAGCTACAGGTCATGCACAACACATCCAATAGCTTCATCAACAATACTCATGGACTCTGACTCTTCAAGTCCAGCTGGCAGTGTCTATACATGGTCAATAGATGATGATTCAAGTCCTAATAACTTAGAAAAGTCCTACATTCGCAGTACAagtgaaaaaaagaagacacaCAAAGCAAAGTCATCTAGTCATTCCTTTAAATATATTAGAGCTAGTGACCCTAATGTAAGCATTCATGATGCTTCTCACTCTTTGGTTCCATCAGACACTGATTCTACCTCAGAATTGCACTCTGAATTTTCTCCCGTTGATCGACCATACATCACAGGAAAATCCAGTACTAGTGATAGTAGTCTATGTACAGCCGCCAGGTGTAGACCAAGGAGGACATGTGAGAAAGTGACAATTGTGGAAGACACTCTGCAGCCCAATCAAGAACTTCTTGATTCCATTCTGACAGACAGTCCACAAAGTGTTGATTCAAGTGGTATATTTGTTCCTCATAACAGTTACACTTCAGCAGTAGAAAGTGTTGGTTCCCACAATGGTTGCTCCAGTACTGTCAGCAGTTGTTTCTCCTCTGATTCCAATAAAGTTAGGAAAACACCAGGGTGTAAAGCACCACCCCCTACACCCCCACATACTAGAAACACTTGTACTTATATTGCACCTTGTCCATCGAAAAGTACACCAGAAGAATTAGAATTTAAACGACCTTTTACACCAGCTCCACATATTGACCATACAGTCCGAATCTGTACCAGAAATCAGGGGGTGACCACTGACACACCTCACAGACCAGCATCTGTTAGAACTACTTCACAAAATAGACACTCACTTTTTGTTGTTCCTCCTGGAGTCATTACAGGACCACCAAAAATCAAGGACAAAAAATCTATAgtgaaaaaattgaaacaatttaGTAGTCATTTTTATAGGAAAACTGAGAAAATTAAGACTTTGGCAAACTTGTGA
- the LOC106071827 gene encoding uncharacterized protein LOC106071827 isoform X1 has product MNPLKVKWFHTSAKARVCYAWILVRLGIHRRAPGRFRAIFSKASDWLEATVEQLLSGTTMTRPHLDLSHAITSVHTAYNDLQQEMAALHSGKKNLKESVENVKVKFLDLLDVCGIKDADIPLFEELHMRHKHQTLITSFGIMFKGSSHMNPQRINRQARCNPTIYADMLIEQLLAQAGSNDSDSSSPPAIDSTPELPISESSGSLDVQFASLFDMIESDLPTTTSNSFSTSDGYPKASETSPDIPLPSREEELRERDAYYCDITIDRQHKVEDIKSPLSQQSYTVEIPDASKLLVRTVEGAESSPKNVLFQTPRSCLRAPRSFSHKYRVSPIKSPSMRRQHQFYSNITSSSSYSSSEQTPRRYLHYYNQKSASYRSCTTHPIASSTILMDSDSSSPAGSVYTWSIDDDSSPNNLEKSYIRSTSEKKKTHKAKSSSHSFKYIRASDPNVSIHDASHSLVPSDTDSTSELHSEFSPVDRPYITGKSSTSDSSLCTAARCRPRRTCEKVTIVEDTLQPNQELLDSILTDSPQSVDSSGIFVPHNSYTSAVESVGSHNGCSSTVSSCFSSDSNKVRKTPGCKAPPPTPPHTRNTCTYIAPCPSKSTPEELEFKRPFTPAPHIDHTVRICTRNQGVTTDTPHRPASVRTTSQNRHSLFVVPPGVITGPPKIKDKKSIVKKLKQFSSHFYRKTEKIKTLANL; this is encoded by the exons ATGAATCCCCTGAAAGTCAAGTGGTTCCATACTTCTGCCAAGGCCAGAGTTTGCTACGCTTGGATACTAGTGCGACTTGGAATACATCGCCGTGCTCCAGGACGTTTCCGTGCAATCTTTTCTAAAGCTTCAG ACTGGCTGGAGGCCACAGTTGAACAGCTGCTCTCTGGTACAACCATGACTCGTccacatttagatctatctcaTGCTATAACATCTGTTCACACAGCTTATAACGACCTACAACAGGAGATG gctgcTTTACATTCTGGCAAGAAGAATCTGAAAGAAAGTGTAGAAAATGTTAAAGTCAAGTTTTTAGATCTGCTGGATGTTTGTGGTATAAAAGATGCAGACATTCCTTTATTTGAAGAGTTACATATGCGGCACAAACATCAAACTCTAATCACAAGTTTTGGAATCATGTTCAAAGGTTCATCTCACATGAATCCACAAAGAATCAACAGACAGGCAAGATGCAACCCAACAATCTATGCTGATATGCTAATAGAGCAACTGTTAGCTCAGGCTGGATCTAATGACTCTGACTCCTCTTCCCCTCCAGCTATTGACTCGACTCCAGAACTGCCAATTTCAGAGTCTTCTGGCTCCCTTGATGTTCAATTCGCATCATTGTTTGACATGATTGAGTCAGATTTACCAACCACAACTTCCAACAGCTTTAGCACATCTGATGGTTACCCAAAAGCCAGTGAAACATCTCCAGACATTCCATTACCAAGTCGTGAAGAAGAGTTACGAGAAAGAGATGCTTATTACTGTGACATTACAATAGACAGGCAACACAAGGTCGAGGACATCAAGTCTCCACTTAGTCAGCAGTCCTATACAGTAGAAATACCTGATGCAAGTAAACTATTAGTCAGAACTGTGGAAGGGGCAGAAAGTTCTCCCAAGAATGTATTATTTCAAACACCCCGATCCTGTCTTCGAGCACCTAGGTCCTTTTCTCATAAGTATAGAGTCAGTCCAATCAAATCTCCAAGTATGCGCAGACAACATCAATTTTACTCAAATattacatcatcatcatcttatTCTTCATCAGAACAAACACCCAGAAGATATTTACATTACTACAATCAGAAATCAGCCAGCTACAGGTCATGCACAACACATCCAATAGCTTCATCAACAATACTCATGGACTCTGACTCTTCAAGTCCAGCTGGCAGTGTCTATACATGGTCAATAGATGATGATTCAAGTCCTAATAACTTAGAAAAGTCCTACATTCGCAGTACAagtgaaaaaaagaagacacaCAAAGCAAAGTCATCTAGTCATTCCTTTAAATATATTAGAGCTAGTGACCCTAATGTAAGCATTCATGATGCTTCTCACTCTTTGGTTCCATCAGACACTGATTCTACCTCAGAATTGCACTCTGAATTTTCTCCCGTTGATCGACCATACATCACAGGAAAATCCAGTACTAGTGATAGTAGTCTATGTACAGCCGCCAGGTGTAGACCAAGGAGGACATGTGAGAAAGTGACAATTGTGGAAGACACTCTGCAGCCCAATCAAGAACTTCTTGATTCCATTCTGACAGACAGTCCACAAAGTGTTGATTCAAGTGGTATATTTGTTCCTCATAACAGTTACACTTCAGCAGTAGAAAGTGTTGGTTCCCACAATGGTTGCTCCAGTACTGTCAGCAGTTGTTTCTCCTCTGATTCCAATAAAGTTAGGAAAACACCAGGGTGTAAAGCACCACCCCCTACACCCCCACATACTAGAAACACTTGTACTTATATTGCACCTTGTCCATCGAAAAGTACACCAGAAGAATTAGAATTTAAACGACCTTTTACACCAGCTCCACATATTGACCATACAGTCCGAATCTGTACCAGAAATCAGGGGGTGACCACTGACACACCTCACAGACCAGCATCTGTTAGAACTACTTCACAAAATAGACACTCACTTTTTGTTGTTCCTCCTGGAGTCATTACAGGACCACCAAAAATCAAGGACAAAAAATCTATAgtgaaaaaattgaaacaatttaGTAGTCATTTTTATAGGAAAACTGAGAAAATTAAGACTTTGGCAAACTTGTGA
- the LOC106071827 gene encoding uncharacterized protein LOC106071827 isoform X3 produces the protein MRHKHQTLITSFGIMFKGSSHMNPQRINRQARCNPTIYADMLIEQLLAQAGSNDSDSSSPPAIDSTPELPISESSGSLDVQFASLFDMIESDLPTTTSNSFSTSDGYPKASETSPDIPLPSREEELRERDAYYCDITIDRQHKVEDIKSPLSQQSYTVEIPDASKLLVRTVEGAESSPKNVLFQTPRSCLRAPRSFSHKYRVSPIKSPSMRRQHQFYSNITSSSSYSSSEQTPRRYLHYYNQKSASYRSCTTHPIASSTILMDSDSSSPAGSVYTWSIDDDSSPNNLEKSYIRSTSEKKKTHKAKSSSHSFKYIRASDPNVSIHDASHSLVPSDTDSTSELHSEFSPVDRPYITGKSSTSDSSLCTAARCRPRRTCEKVTIVEDTLQPNQELLDSILTDSPQSVDSSGIFVPHNSYTSAVESVGSHNGCSSTVSSCFSSDSNKVRKTPGCKAPPPTPPHTRNTCTYIAPCPSKSTPEELEFKRPFTPAPHIDHTVRICTRNQGVTTDTPHRPASVRTTSQNRHSLFVVPPGVITGPPKIKDKKSIVKKLKQFSSHFYRKTEKIKTLANL, from the coding sequence ATGCGGCACAAACATCAAACTCTAATCACAAGTTTTGGAATCATGTTCAAAGGTTCATCTCACATGAATCCACAAAGAATCAACAGACAGGCAAGATGCAACCCAACAATCTATGCTGATATGCTAATAGAGCAACTGTTAGCTCAGGCTGGATCTAATGACTCTGACTCCTCTTCCCCTCCAGCTATTGACTCGACTCCAGAACTGCCAATTTCAGAGTCTTCTGGCTCCCTTGATGTTCAATTCGCATCATTGTTTGACATGATTGAGTCAGATTTACCAACCACAACTTCCAACAGCTTTAGCACATCTGATGGTTACCCAAAAGCCAGTGAAACATCTCCAGACATTCCATTACCAAGTCGTGAAGAAGAGTTACGAGAAAGAGATGCTTATTACTGTGACATTACAATAGACAGGCAACACAAGGTCGAGGACATCAAGTCTCCACTTAGTCAGCAGTCCTATACAGTAGAAATACCTGATGCAAGTAAACTATTAGTCAGAACTGTGGAAGGGGCAGAAAGTTCTCCCAAGAATGTATTATTTCAAACACCCCGATCCTGTCTTCGAGCACCTAGGTCCTTTTCTCATAAGTATAGAGTCAGTCCAATCAAATCTCCAAGTATGCGCAGACAACATCAATTTTACTCAAATattacatcatcatcatcttatTCTTCATCAGAACAAACACCCAGAAGATATTTACATTACTACAATCAGAAATCAGCCAGCTACAGGTCATGCACAACACATCCAATAGCTTCATCAACAATACTCATGGACTCTGACTCTTCAAGTCCAGCTGGCAGTGTCTATACATGGTCAATAGATGATGATTCAAGTCCTAATAACTTAGAAAAGTCCTACATTCGCAGTACAagtgaaaaaaagaagacacaCAAAGCAAAGTCATCTAGTCATTCCTTTAAATATATTAGAGCTAGTGACCCTAATGTAAGCATTCATGATGCTTCTCACTCTTTGGTTCCATCAGACACTGATTCTACCTCAGAATTGCACTCTGAATTTTCTCCCGTTGATCGACCATACATCACAGGAAAATCCAGTACTAGTGATAGTAGTCTATGTACAGCCGCCAGGTGTAGACCAAGGAGGACATGTGAGAAAGTGACAATTGTGGAAGACACTCTGCAGCCCAATCAAGAACTTCTTGATTCCATTCTGACAGACAGTCCACAAAGTGTTGATTCAAGTGGTATATTTGTTCCTCATAACAGTTACACTTCAGCAGTAGAAAGTGTTGGTTCCCACAATGGTTGCTCCAGTACTGTCAGCAGTTGTTTCTCCTCTGATTCCAATAAAGTTAGGAAAACACCAGGGTGTAAAGCACCACCCCCTACACCCCCACATACTAGAAACACTTGTACTTATATTGCACCTTGTCCATCGAAAAGTACACCAGAAGAATTAGAATTTAAACGACCTTTTACACCAGCTCCACATATTGACCATACAGTCCGAATCTGTACCAGAAATCAGGGGGTGACCACTGACACACCTCACAGACCAGCATCTGTTAGAACTACTTCACAAAATAGACACTCACTTTTTGTTGTTCCTCCTGGAGTCATTACAGGACCACCAAAAATCAAGGACAAAAAATCTATAgtgaaaaaattgaaacaatttaGTAGTCATTTTTATAGGAAAACTGAGAAAATTAAGACTTTGGCAAACTTGTGA